TCAACCTTGCTGTTCGATGATTCGCCGTCACAACAAGCGAGTCATTGCCCGGCGCACGGGTCACCGTCGCCGTCACTTCAGCGCCTTGGCGTATTTGCAGTTTGGATGCAAGGCCCTGCTCATCCGGCATCTTTAAAACAAGCCTGACGCCTTGTTCAGGCGATTGGCGACGCGATTGCAGGGTCAGGGAGTCGCCGCGCGGCTCCAGAGGTGCCGTATGCGGAGTCGGTATAATTTTAAGGACGGGATTAGGCTCGGCTTGCTCTATCCGGGCGCTAATCTGCTGGCCCGGAGACAGCGGGGTTTGGGTCTGAACCATGACGGAACGCCCCTGAAAATCGACTAGCGCTTTTCCCTGAGGCAGAATTTTGAGGATGGCGCCATTGAGAATCTGGCCGACCTGCAGTGATTTTAAAAATGCCGCATCGGGACCGCCGCCTGATTCTCCAGACAAAATTTTAAGGATTGCCGCCGACAGCTCGTTGATTTGCACAGGTGCATCCCTCGATCACAAAGTGATCCGTTTTTATTGACGAAGGGTCATCGCCAATTCAACTTCGCCAATGGGCATGTTGAGTTTTCTTGAAATCGTTAAAGGCTTCATGCCCTCGTCCGCCAGACGAATCACTTCGGCATATTTGTCCGACGGACCGTCATTCGGTGGAGATGGCTGGGTCTGTGAAACAGGAGCAACGCCCTTACGCTGAAGCTCGCGGTACTCCTCCAGCTTTTCGCCAATTTCCCGCGCAATCTTTAGCCCTTCTTGATTCAAATCGTCAATCGAATCTCTAAGGTCCAATAAATCCTGAGCTTGTGCAGGGCTTTCCAGCAGGGTTTTTTCAAGTTTTTTGAGCTTTATCAGGCAAATGGCAAAGGAAGCCAGGCAAACCAGACTGAGCAAAATGCTGAAAATGAGAAGGAGAGTCATTCCGGAAAGGTTTAAACCACCAGATCGATCTTATGACCGTCTTCTTCGCTGGTCTTAGGCTGATCAACAGAAGCCTCTTCAGTAAGAGCCAATTCTTCCTTCTCCTCCTCGTCGTCTTTTTGCTCTGGAGTCTGTTGATTGGAGCTGTCTGCGTCAAAAGGGGTGATAGAACTGCTCTCATCCAGTTCCTGGACCTCTTTGCGTCGACGTTCGTCTTCCTCGATGCGTTCTTCTTCCAGTTGCTGGTGAGTGACCGCAGGCAGATGTTGGGCAACATCCTGCACCTTCTCAACGATGTGGCCCATATGCAACACTTGCTGTGTATTGATTGGAACAATTGAAGACATCGCCGAACCTCCGTAGAACATGCTATCTAACTAATATACATTCCCGACAGGGGTTGTCAAGCGCCCCGCGCTTCAGAAAATCAATATATATAATAAGTTACGTCATTTAAGCGAGTTACTTGACGATAAATTTCGTAAAAAATACGTCATTGATCGTCCCTGTACCACTGAGTAATAAAGCATTTGAAGCGGTTAGAATTTCCCTTTTGATTTTCTCTTTGGTCTTGATTTTATCCTTTAAATATTCATCCGGGGACTTGCGCTTTAAAATGACGTATATATTCTTTCGAATCAAAGGTTTAACTTTGGTGACTTCTTTAAATAATGTGGCGTTACTCAATTTCAAATTGGGCGTTATCGAAATGAATTTACCCGTTTCAACGCCGTCATTCAAGAGAGGAAGGAAAAACGCGCCGAGACGGTAAATATAGACCTTGTCAACAATCTCTTTTTTTTCCTCGTCGTCTTCCAGAACCGGTTCCGCTGAATCTAGCGCCGCCTCTTCGACAGCGACAGGCTCTTCCTGCAAGAACAAGTAAATCCCTGCCCCTAACCCCAATATGACGACAAGTAAAATAGAAAGCGTGATGATGGTGGCTTTTTTACTGGAAAATAATTTCCCCAGAAAACCGCCAGCCGCTGTAGATCCTCCCCCCTCATCGCCTTCGCCTTCTCCGAGAAGCTTCTCTAGTTCCGCCGCCTCACCGTCGTCAAGTTGATTGTCTTCCGCCATAATTCAATCACCAATAGTTTGCAAATGACTTGTTGTCACTTCAATATTCATCGACTTAAAGATCAAAAAAAACCACTCGCTGATAAGGGTGGAGCCAGGTTGCGCGATCTACAGGGAAAGATTGGCAAGAGCGTCCAGAGAAAACGCATTGTCCCAGCGTTCCGGTTGTTCCAGAAATTTGAAATGCCCGGCGCAAGCGATCATAGCGGCGTTATCCGTGCAGTAAACAGGCTTGGGGAAATACGAAGCGATGCCCTCTTTGCCCAAAACGCTCTGCGTTCTGGCTCGTAGCGCCCCGTTTGCGGCAACGCCGCCGGTAACTACTGCGCGGGATATGGACTCACTCCGACAAGCGAGTAATAATTTTTTCACCAAGGTATCGATCACCGCCTCTTGAAAACTGGCGGCGACATCAGCATCGGACAAGCCCGTCGCTTCGCGATTGAGAAGAAAGTTTTTAACGGAAGTTTTAACGCCGCTGAAACTGAAGTCCAGCGAATCTTTGTCCAGCATGGCTCTTGGAAAGGCATGAGCCGAAGGATTGCCCTCCCTTGCTAGCTTTTCAATCAAAGGGCCGCCAGGGTATCCCAAACCAAGCATTTTAGCGACCTTGTCAAAGGATTCACCCGCCGCATCGTCGCGGGTACGCCCCAGCAATTGATAGGAGCCAAAACGCTCCACGCGGTACAAATCTGTGTGCCCGCCTGAAACACTGAGAGCGATGTAAGGGAATTCAACCGCTTCCTGAAGGTAGATGGATGTCAAGTGACCTTCAAGATGATTCACGCCGATAATGGGAATTTTCAGGGCATAGGCGATCGCCTTGGCGACATTGAGTCCAACAAGCAGGGATCCGGCCAGTCCAGGCCCTTCGGTAACGGCGACCTGATCGATGTCCTGCCAGGAAAGACCGGCTTCATTCAGAGCCTGCAGAATGATCTGGTCGATCACATCCACATGCGCTCGACCCGCCAGTTCTGGCACCACGCCGCCGTAACGCGAATGAATCGCTTCCTGGCTGGAAATCACGTTCGATAAAATTTCGCGACCGTTCTTAATTACAGCGGCGGCGGTTTCATCACAGGATGTTTCAATACCAAGGGTGTAAACAGTTTGATCCGTCATTGTTTAATACGTGTCTAGGGCGCTGATCAGCGATTATTAAAACTGACTTGATCTGCCGCCGATTCATCGGATTGCGTTTCGCTGGTTCGCCTGATGTTGTTCTTCATGATATCCCAACCGCGCAGGAGAAACACTGCATGCCTCAACTGGGCGTCCTTTTGCAAATCCGCCTTTAATTTTTCCTGACTTTCAGACGCTTCTTCAGAGTCGCTTTCATCATTGGCAACAGTGTCCAACCCTTCAGGCGTTTCACCGTCGATACTGCTCTTACCCTTGAGATGTTTTTTCAGATCCTTCTCGCGCAGGATGCGTCGAATCGTTGATTTTTCTTCACTCTCTTCTTCCTTCGCATCTTCCTCAACTTCAGAAACCGGGTCTTGATCGACAATGATATCGGGAACGATACCATTCTCCTGTATCACCCGTCCGCTTGGCGTGTAATAACGCGCTGTGGTCAAGCGCAGGGCCGAACCGTCGCTCAAGGGAATGATGGTTTGCACCGATCCTTTACCAAAAGTCGGGTTGCCTAAAATGATTGCGCGCCCTAAATCCTGCAAGGCTCCAGAGACGATTTCGGAGGCGCTGGCGCTGCCGCTGTTCACAAGAATGACCATCGGGTACTTGACGCGCTTGATATCATCCCGGGTTGTGAACCGCATATTCTGTTCTTCGTTGCGCCCTTTGGTATAAACAATGAGGTTTTCGCTGTCCAGAAAACGGTCGGTGACTTCAACCGCCTGATTGAGTAATCCACCCGGATTGTTGCGTACGTCGAGAATCAGTTTGGTGATGCCTTTCATTTCCATTTCGGCAATGGCCGCATCCATATCCGAGGCTGTGGACTTGGTGAAACTGCGTATGCTCACGTAGCCCACAGTGTCTTCATAAATCTTGTGCTTGACGCTTCTCACCTTGATGATATCGCGCACGATAGTGACTTCAAACGGCGTCTCACGGGTTTCTCTGAAAATCGTGATATTGATCGGCTTGCCGCGCTCGCCTCGCAATCGGGATACGGCGTCGGTCAAAGTCATATCAAGAGTTGATTCTTCTTCGATCTTGATGATTTTGTCGCCCGCCTTGACTCCCGCTTTCCACGCGGGCGTGTCTTCGATCGGCGATACAACGGTGAGAATGCCGTTGCGCATACTGATTTCAATTCCCAATCCGCCGAACTTCCCGGAGGTTTCGACCTGCATGGCTTTAAATGATTCCGCGTTCAGGTAGGAGGAATGCGGGTCGAGAGTTTTCACCATGCCGCGAATTGCGCCTTCTATCAGATTGTTGGCTTTGACTTCTTCGACATAACTGCTTTCGACCAGAGAAAGAATTTCAGAAAAAATTTTCAATCGCTCATAGGTGTCTGCCTGAGTTTCGCTCTCCCCTTCCACGTCCTCTTTTGCCGTTACGCTGAACGGAGACTGAAAAGCGAACAACAGGGTCATCATGCCGACTAACAGGATTCTGGAATACATACAACGGATCTCAAATTTCAATGTCCCGTCTCCAATTTAAAGTTAATGAAAATTCTGGTCTGTATTAATGCTGAATATCTAAAAGTCGCGACACACTGCAAAGCGACATATTTCATTTTTTTGCGACGGCAAACCATTGCGTCGGTTCCACCGGTTTGCCGTTGTGGCGAATTTCAAAATAAAGCGTTTCGCCTTCGATAGAGCCGGTATCGCCTGACCGACCGATGATTTGACCGGTGCGAACGGTTTTTCCTACTTCTGTAATTATGTCATCCAAATGGCCGTAAAGGGAATGATATTCTTTGCCATGCCCCAGAATCACCAGGTTTCCATAGCCTTCAAGAAAGTCCGCAAACAGCGTCGTTCCAGAAGAAACGGCGCGAACCGCATCGCCTTTGCTGGCCTCAATATTAACTCCATTATAGACAATGATGGCGCCAAAATCCTTGTGTTTCTGCTCGCCAAACCGGTTGAGAATTTTGCCGTCAACTGGCAATTGCAGACGACCCTTTTTATCGGATATGTCCAGACCTTCTCCGCGAATGAGTTTTTCTTCAAGCCCTGCAATGAGGGAGTTCAGTTTGCCCGCGCTGTTTTTCAGTTCGGCATGCGCTTGCAGATATAATTTCTTCTCGCGTTTCAGTTTTTTAAGAAAAGCGGATTTTTCCTGTTTCTGCCCCTTGATCTCTTCCTGTTTCTTCCGCGCATTTTTTTCGAAACGCACCAATTGTGTCCTGGCCCGTTCTAGAGAATCGCGCTCAGCCTGGAACTCCTGAATCTGTTGCTGGTGCGACCTCAAAAGATCAGCGTCGTATTCGGTGATTGATTGAATGTAGCGGGACTGAGAAATCAAGTCATTGAAATTTTCGGCGGAAAACATCAACTTCAAGGGGAAGAGGTTTCCCTCCTTGTAGATGGACCGAATGCGTCGGGACAGCTTATCCTTGATATCAACCATCTCTTTTTCATTGCGCGCGGTCTTGCTTCCCAAGGCTTCAATTTTACGTTCATTCGCTTTCATATTCCATTGATAAATTTTCAATTCCCGTTCGCTTAATTTCAATTGATCGTCGAGATTGCGCAAGGTCGAAAGAGCCGATTTGGTTTGGGCGCCAACCGATGAAATCGACCTCTTTTGTTTCTCCATGCGCTTCTTCAATATTTCCAGTTCCTTTTTCTCGCCTTCCAGCAAATCGCTGATCTCGTCTATATCCTGAGAAAAAACGCTATTCGCAACGAGGGAGACGAGCAAACAAGTCAGCGCGATCAGGAAGCGGCTATTTATCATTTTCGCCATCTCGAGAAAGGAATTGAAATATTGAAAACAAACTGCCAAGCAGACCGACGACCAGACTCAATAATATAAGTCCGCAAACATAAGCGCCCGGCAAATAATGAAAACGAAATCCAAGAAAGGACGATTCCATCGCTCCGCCAAATTGTATGTCGACATAGCGCTGAATGAGATTCAGAAGAAGCAATGCCAGAGCGGAGCCGCAGAGTCCCTGCACCGCTCCTTCGAGCAAGAAAGGCGCTTTGACAAATCGAGGCGTGGCTCCGATCATTTGCATCAATTCGATTTCGTCGGACCGGGAGTAGATGGATAATTTGATGGTGTTGGACACGATCAGAATCAAACCCAGCGCGAGCAATCCCCCCGCCGTGAGCAGAAATATTCTCATGAACATCATGAAGTTTTGAAAACGATTGATCCATTCGCGTCCGTAATCAACGGACTCAACGCCTTGCAGGGCGCTGAATTTTTCCGCCGCAGTCGCCAAAACGTCGAGGTATTGCTGGCCTTGTTTGAACTTGATCTGATACGAAGAAGGAAGCGGATTGAATTCGAGGTCCGTCAAAATGGGCAGACGATTGGAGAACTCTTTCTTGAAGGATTTCCATGCATCCTCTTTTGCCAGGTACTCAACGCTCTCTATGATGGCAATGGAGTTGGCGTATTGCTCGATCCGGTCGCGTTCTTCGCTGGATGCCGAATCTTTCAAATAGACCTTCAGTCGAACCTGTCCTTCCAGTTTATCCAGAGTTGAAGTCAAACTGACAAAGATCGCCAAAAACAGACTGAGTATGGAAAAAGCGATCGCCGTGGTTCCCACAGAAACCAGAAACAATTGCTTGTTGGCGCGTATGTTGGACGCCGTGGTGAAAAACGCATTGATGATGAAACGGAACAATGACTTCAAGGCTGGACTCGTTTTCCTCTTTTCAACATGATAACGGGGTGTCGACTGTTTCTTATCATCTCCTGATTGTGGGTGGCGAAAACAATCGTGACGCCCAAATTCTGAGCTTGTTCAAACAGTTTTAAAATTTCCTGCGAGATATCCGGGTCCAGATTGCCCGTAGGCTCATCCGCCAGAATGATTTGCGGATTGTTGACCAACGCCCGCGCAATCGCAACGCGCTGCTGTTCGCCGCCTGAAAGTTGCAACGGCAGGGCGTCTTTTTTATGAGTCATGCCAACGTTTTTCAAGGCCTCCCAGGTTTTAAGCTTGATGGTCTTTCGCGGCGCGCCGACAATTTCCTGGGCGAATGCGATGTTTTCAAATACGGTTTTCCTCGGCAGTAACTTGCAATCCTGAAACACAAAACCGATTTGTCGCCGATGCTGGTAGAGCCGATCCGCAGATATCTTGCAGATATTGACGCCGTTCACCAGAATCTGCC
This window of the Candidatus Nitrohelix vancouverensis genome carries:
- a CDS encoding flagellar basal body-associated FliL family protein, with amino-acid sequence MAEDNQLDDGEAAELEKLLGEGEGDEGGGSTAAGGFLGKLFSSKKATIITLSILLVVILGLGAGIYLFLQEEPVAVEEAALDSAEPVLEDDEEKKEIVDKVYIYRLGAFFLPLLNDGVETGKFISITPNLKLSNATLFKEVTKVKPLIRKNIYVILKRKSPDEYLKDKIKTKEKIKREILTASNALLLSGTGTINDVFFTKFIVK
- the tsaD gene encoding tRNA (adenosine(37)-N6)-threonylcarbamoyltransferase complex transferase subunit TsaD produces the protein MTDQTVYTLGIETSCDETAAAVIKNGREILSNVISSQEAIHSRYGGVVPELAGRAHVDVIDQIILQALNEAGLSWQDIDQVAVTEGPGLAGSLLVGLNVAKAIAYALKIPIIGVNHLEGHLTSIYLQEAVEFPYIALSVSGGHTDLYRVERFGSYQLLGRTRDDAAGESFDKVAKMLGLGYPGGPLIEKLAREGNPSAHAFPRAMLDKDSLDFSFSGVKTSVKNFLLNREATGLSDADVAASFQEAVIDTLVKKLLLACRSESISRAVVTGGVAANGALRARTQSVLGKEGIASYFPKPVYCTDNAAMIACAGHFKFLEQPERWDNAFSLDALANLSL
- a CDS encoding S41 family peptidase, whose protein sequence is MYSRILLVGMMTLLFAFQSPFSVTAKEDVEGESETQADTYERLKIFSEILSLVESSYVEEVKANNLIEGAIRGMVKTLDPHSSYLNAESFKAMQVETSGKFGGLGIEISMRNGILTVVSPIEDTPAWKAGVKAGDKIIKIEEESTLDMTLTDAVSRLRGERGKPINITIFRETRETPFEVTIVRDIIKVRSVKHKIYEDTVGYVSIRSFTKSTASDMDAAIAEMEMKGITKLILDVRNNPGGLLNQAVEVTDRFLDSENLIVYTKGRNEEQNMRFTTRDDIKRVKYPMVILVNSGSASASEIVSGALQDLGRAIILGNPTFGKGSVQTIIPLSDGSALRLTTARYYTPSGRVIQENGIVPDIIVDQDPVSEVEEDAKEEESEEKSTIRRILREKDLKKHLKGKSSIDGETPEGLDTVANDESDSEEASESQEKLKADLQKDAQLRHAVFLLRGWDIMKNNIRRTSETQSDESAADQVSFNNR
- a CDS encoding peptidoglycan DD-metalloendopeptidase family protein; amino-acid sequence: MINSRFLIALTCLLVSLVANSVFSQDIDEISDLLEGEKKELEILKKRMEKQKRSISSVGAQTKSALSTLRNLDDQLKLSERELKIYQWNMKANERKIEALGSKTARNEKEMVDIKDKLSRRIRSIYKEGNLFPLKLMFSAENFNDLISQSRYIQSITEYDADLLRSHQQQIQEFQAERDSLERARTQLVRFEKNARKKQEEIKGQKQEKSAFLKKLKREKKLYLQAHAELKNSAGKLNSLIAGLEEKLIRGEGLDISDKKGRLQLPVDGKILNRFGEQKHKDFGAIIVYNGVNIEASKGDAVRAVSSGTTLFADFLEGYGNLVILGHGKEYHSLYGHLDDIITEVGKTVRTGQIIGRSGDTGSIEGETLYFEIRHNGKPVEPTQWFAVAKK
- a CDS encoding FtsX-like permease family protein — its product is MKSLFRFIINAFFTTASNIRANKQLFLVSVGTTAIAFSILSLFLAIFVSLTSTLDKLEGQVRLKVYLKDSASSEERDRIEQYANSIAIIESVEYLAKEDAWKSFKKEFSNRLPILTDLEFNPLPSSYQIKFKQGQQYLDVLATAAEKFSALQGVESVDYGREWINRFQNFMMFMRIFLLTAGGLLALGLILIVSNTIKLSIYSRSDEIELMQMIGATPRFVKAPFLLEGAVQGLCGSALALLLLNLIQRYVDIQFGGAMESSFLGFRFHYLPGAYVCGLILLSLVVGLLGSLFSIFQFLSRDGENDK
- the ftsE gene encoding cell division ATP-binding protein FtsE → MIQVYNVFKSYGGAFPALANVSLSIKRGEFVYLTGPSGAGKTTLLKILFRWENIDQGQILVNGVNICKISADRLYQHRRQIGFVFQDCKLLPRKTVFENIAFAQEIVGAPRKTIKLKTWEALKNVGMTHKKDALPLQLSGGEQQRVAIARALVNNPQIILADEPTGNLDPDISQEILKLFEQAQNLGVTIVFATHNQEMIRNSRHPVIMLKRGKRVQP